A portion of the Gorilla gorilla gorilla isolate KB3781 chromosome X, NHGRI_mGorGor1-v2.1_pri, whole genome shotgun sequence genome contains these proteins:
- the HCFC1 gene encoding host cell factor 1 isoform X4 gives MASAVSPANLPAVLLQPRWKRVVGWSGPVPRPRHGHRAVAIKELIVVFGGGNEGIVDELHVYNTATNQWFIPAVRGDIPPGCAAYGFVCDGTRLLVFGGMVEYGKYSNDLYELQASRWEWKRLKAKTPKNGPPPCPRLGHSFSLVGNKCYLFGGLANDSEDPKNNIPRYLNDLYILELRPGSGVVAWDIPITYGVLPPPRESHTAVVYTEKDNKKSKLVIYGGMSGCRLGDLWTLDIDTLTWNKPSLSGVAPLPRSLHSATTIGNKMYVFGGWVPLVMDDVKVATHEKEWKCTNTLACLNLDTMAWETILMDTLEDNIPRARAGHCAVAINTRLYIWSGRDGYRKAWNNQVCCKDLWYLETEKPPPPARVQLVRANTNSLEVSWGAVATADSYLLQLQKYDIPATAATATSPTPNPVPSVPANPPKSPAPAAAAPAVQPLTQVGITLLPQAAPAPPTTTTIQVLPTVPGSSISVPTAARTQGVPAVLKVTGPQATTGTPLVTMRPASQAGKAPVTVTSLPAGVRMVVPTQSAQGTVIGSSPQMSGMAALAAAAAATQKIPPSSAPTVLSVPAGTTIVKTMAVTPGTTTLPATVKVASSPVMVSNPATRMLKTAAAQVGTSVSSATNTSTRPIITVHKSGTVTVAQQAQVVTTVVGGVTKTITLVKSPISVPGGSALISNLGKVMSVVQTKPVQTSAVTGQASTGPVTQIIQTKGPLPAGTILKLVTSADGKPTTIITTTQASGAGTKPTILGISSVSPSTTKPGTTTIIKTIPMSAIITQAGATGVTSSPGIKSPITIITTKVMTSGTGTPAKIITAVPKIATGHGQQGVTQVVLKGAPGQPGTILRTVPMGGVRLVTPVTVSAVKPAVTTLVVKGTTGVTTLGTVTGTVSTSLAGAGGHSTSASLATPITTLGTIATLSSQVINPTAITVSAAQTTLTAAGGLTTPTITMQPVSQPTQVTLITAPSGVEAQPVHDLPVSILASPTTEQPTATVTIADSGQGDVQPGTVTLVCSNPPCETHETGTTNTATTTVVANLGGHPQPTQVQFVCDRQEAAASLVTSTVGQQNGSVVRVCSNPPCETHETGTTNTATTATSNMAGQHGCSNPPCETHETGTTNTATTAMSSVGANHQRDARRACAAGTPAVIRISVATGALEAAQGSKPQCQTRQTSATSTTMTVMATGAPCSAGPLLGPSMAREPGGRSPAFVQLAPLSSKVRLSSPSSKDLPAGRHSHAVNTAAMTRSSMGAGEPRMAPVCESLQGGSPGTTVTVTALEALLCPSATVTQVCSNPPCETHETGTTNTATTSNAGSAQRVCSNPPCETHETGTTHTATTATSNGGTGQPEGGQQPPAGRPCETHQTTSTGTTMSVSVGALLPDATSSHRTVESGLEVAAAPSVTPQAGTALLAPFPTQRVCSNPPCETHETGTTHTATTVTSNMSSNQDPPPAASDQGEVESTQGDSVNITSSSAITTTVSSTLTRAVTTVTQSTPVPGPSVPISSMTETAPRALTTEVPIPAKITVTIANTETSDMPFSAVDILQPPEELQVSPGPRQQLPPRQLLQSASTALMGESAEVLSASQTPELPAAVDLSSTGEPSSGQESASSAVVATVVVQPPPPTQSEVDQLSLPQELMAEAQAGTTTLMVTGLTPEELAVTAAAEAAAQAAATEEAQALAIQAVLQAAQQAVMGTGEPMDTSEAAATVTQAELGHLSAEGQEGQATTIPIVLTQQELAALVQQQQLQEAQAQQQHHHLPTEALAPADSLNDPAIESNCLNELAGTVPSTVALLPSTATESLAPSNTFVAPQPVVVASPAKLQAAATLTEVANGIESLGVKPDLPPPPSKAPMKKENQWFDVGVIKGTNVMVTHYFLPPDDAVPSDDDSGTVPDYNQLKKQELQPGTAYKFRVAGINACGRGPFSEISAFKTCLPGFPGAPCAIKISKSPDGAHLTWEPPSVTSGKIIEYSVYLAIQSSQAGGELKSSTPAQLAFMRVYCGPSPSCLVQSSSLSNAHIDYTTKPAIIFRIAARNEKGYGPATQVRWLQETSKDSSGTKPANKRPMSSPEMKSAPKKSKADGQ, from the exons ATGGCTTCGGCCGTGTCGCCCGCCAACTTGCCAGCGGTGCTTCTGCAGCCCCGCTGGAAGCGAGTGGTGGGCTGGTCGGGTCCGGTGCCACGGCCCCGCCACGGCCACCGCGCCGTGGCCATCAAGGAGCTCATCGTGGTGTTTGGCGGCGGCAACGAGGGAATAGTGGACGAACTGCACGTGTACAACACGG CAACCAACCAGTGGTTCATCCCAGCCGTGAGGGGGGACATTCCCCCTGGGTGTGCAGCCTATGGCTTCGTGTGTGACGGGACTCGCCTCCTGGTGTTTGGTGGGATGGTGGAGTATGGGAAATACAGCAATGACCTCTACGAACTCCAG GCGAGCCGGTGGGAGTGGAAGAGGCTCAAAGCAAAGACGCCCAAAAACGGGCCCCCTCCGTGTCCTCGACTCGGGCACAGCTTCTCCCTTGTGGGCAACAAATGCTACCTGTTTGGGGGTCTGGCCAATGATAGCGAGGACCCAAAGAACAACATTCCAAG GTACCTGAATGACTTATATATCCTGGAATTACGGCCAGGCTCCGGAGTGGTAGCCTGGGACATTCCCATCACTTACGGGGTCCTACCACCACCCCGGGAGTCACATACTGCCGTGGTCTACACCGAAAAAGACAATAAGAAGTCCAAGCTGGTGATCTACGGCGGGATGAGTGGCTGCAGGCTGGGGGACCTGTGGACCCTAGATATTG ACACCCTGACGTGGAATAAGCCCAGTCTCAGCGGGGTGGCGCCTCTTCCTCGCAGTCTCCACTCGGCAACCACCATCGGAAATAA AATGTACGTGTTTGGTGGCTGGGTGCCTCTCGTCATGGATGACGTCAAAGTGGCCACACACGAGAAGGAGTGGAAGTGTACCAACACGCTGGCTTGTCTCAACCTGG ATACCATGGCCTGGGAGACCATCCTGATGGATACACTGGAGGACAATATCCCCCGTGCTCGGGCTGGCCACTGCGCAGTCGCCATCAACACCCGCCTGTACATTTGGAGTGGGCGTGACGGCTACCGCAAGGCCTGGAACAACCAGGTCTGCTGCAAGGACCTCTGGTACCTAGAGACAG AaaagccaccacccccagcccgaGTACAACTGGTACGCGCCAACACCAACTCCCTGGAGGTGAGCTGGGGGGCAGTGGCAACAGCCGACAGCTACCTTCTCCAGCTCCAGAAATATGACATTCCTGCCACGGCTGCTACTGCCACCTCCCCTACACCCAATCCGGTCCCATCTGTGCCTGCCAACCCTCCCAAGAGCCCTGCCCCAGCAGCAGCCGCACCTGCTGTGCAGCCGCTGACCCAAGTAGGCATCACGCTCCTGCCCCAGGCTGCCCCCGCACCcccgaccaccaccaccatccaggTCTTGCCGACGGTGCCTGGCAGCTCCATTTCTGTGCCCACCGCAGCCAGGACTCAAG GTGTCCCTGCTGTTCTCAAAGTGACCGGTCCTCAGGCTACAACAGGAACTCCATTGGTCACTATGCGACCTGCCAGCCAGGCTGGGAAAGCCCCTGTCACCGTGACCTCCCTTCCCGCCGGAGTGCGGATGGTTGTGCCAACACAGAGTGCCCAGGGAACG GTGATTGGCAGTAGCCCACAGATGAGTGGGATGGCCGCGCTGGCCGCTGCGGCCGCTGCCACCCAGAAGATCCCCCCTTCCTCGGCACCCACGGTGCTGAGTGTCCCAGCGGGTACCACCATCGTGAAGACCATGGCTGTGACACCTGGCACTACCACCCTCCCAGCCACTGTGAAGGTGGCCTCCTCGCCAGTCATG GTGAGCAACCCTGCCACTCGCATGCTGAAGACTGCAGCCGCCCAGGTGGGGACATCGGTTTCCTCCGCCACCAACACGTCTACCCGCCCTATCATCACAGTGCACAAGTCAGGCACTGTGACAGTGGCCCAGCAAGCCCAGGTGGTGACCACAGTTGTGGGCGGGGTCACCAAGACCATCACCCTGGTGAAGAGCCCCATCTCTGTCCCAGGAGGCAGTGCTCTG ATTTCCAATCTGGGCAAAGTGATGTCGGTGGTCCAGACCAAACCCGTTCAGACTTCAGCAGTCACAGGCCAGGCGTCCACGGGTCCTGTGACTCAGATCATCCAG ACCAAAGGGCCCCTGCCAGCGGGAACAATCCTGAAGCTGGTGACCTCAGCAGATGGCAAgcccaccaccatcatcactaccacgcAGGCCAGTGGGGCGGGGACCAAGCCCACCATCCTGGGCATCAGCAGCGTCTCCCCCAGTACCACCAAGCCCGGCACGACCACCATCATCAAAACCATCCCCATGTCGGCCATCATCACCCAGGCGGGCGCCACGG GTGTGACCAGCAGTCCTGGCATCAAGTcccccatcaccatcatcaccaccaaggTGATGACTTCAGGAACTGGAACACCTGCGAAAATCATCACTGCTGTCCCCAAAATTGCCACTGGCCATGGGCAGCAGGGAGTGACCCAG GTGGTGCTTAAGGGGGCCCCGGGACAGCCAGGCACCATCCTCCGCACCGTGCCCATGGGGGGTGTTCGCCTGGTCACACCCGTCACCGTCTCCGCCGTCAAGCCAGCCGTCACCACGTTGGTTGTGAAAGGCACCACAG GTGTCACGACCCTAGGCACAGTGACAGGCACCGTCTCCACCAGCCTTGCCGGGGCGGGGGGCCACAGCACTAGTGCTTCCCTGGCCACGCCCATCACCACCTTGGGCACCATTGCCACCCTCTCAAGCCAGGTGATCAACCCCACTGCCATCACTGTGTCGGCTGCACAGACCACGCTGACAGCGGCAGGCGGGCTCACAACCCCGACCATCACCATGCAG CCCGTGTCCCAGCCCACCCAGGTAACTCTGATCACGGCACCTAGTGGGGTGGAGGCCCAGCCTGTGCATGACCTCCCTGTGTCCATTCTGGCCTCCCCGACTACAGAACAGCCCACCGCCACAGTTACCATCGCCGACTCAGGCCAGGGTGATGTGCAGCCTGGCACTGTCACCTTGGTGTGCTCCAACCCACCCTGTGAGACCCACGAGACTGGCACCACCAACACGGCCACCACCACTGTTGTGGCTAACCTTGGGGGACACCCCCAGCCCACCCAAGTGCAGTTCGTCTGTGACAGACAGGAGGCAGCTGCTTCTCTTGTGACCTCGACTGTGGGGCAGCAGAATGGTAGCGTGGTCCGAGTCTGTTCGAACCCGCCCTGCGAGACCCACGAGACGGGCACCACCAACACCGCCACCACCGCCACCTCCAACATGGCTGGGCAGCATGGCTGCTCAAACCCACCCTGCGAGACCCACGAGACGGGCACCACCAACACTGCCACTACAGCCATGTCGAGCGTCGGCGCCAACCACCAGCGAGATGCCCGTCGGGCCTGTGCAGCTGGCACCCCTGCCGTGATCCGGATCAGTGTGGCCACTGGTGCGCTGGAGGCAGCCCAGGGCTCTAAGCCCCAGTGCCAAACCCGCCAGACCAGCGCAACCAGCACCACCATGACTGTGATGGCCACCGGGGCCCCGTGCTCGGCCGGCCCACTCCTTGGGCCGAGCATGGCACGGGAGCCCGGGGGCCGCAGCCCTGCTTTTGTGCAGTTGGCCCCTCTGAGCAGCAAAGTCAGGCTGAGCAGCCCAAGCAGCAAGGACCTGCCCGCGGGGCGCCACAGCCATGCGGTCAACACTGCTGCCATGACCCGTTCCAGCATGGGTGCTGGGGAGCCCCGCATGGCACCTGTGTGCGAGAGCCTCCAGGGTGGCTCACCCGGCACCACAGTGACTGTGACAGCCCTGGAGGCACTGCTGTGCCCCTCGGCCACCGTGACCCAAGTCTGCTCCAACCCACCATGTGAGACCCACGAGACAGGCACCACCAACACCGCCACTACCTCGAATGCAGGCAGCGCCCAGAGGGTGTGCTCCAACCCGCCATGCGAGACCCACGAGACGGGCACCACCCACACGGCCACCACCGCCACTTCAAACGGGGGCACGGGCCAGCCCGAGGGTGGGCAGCAGCCCCCTGCTGGTCGCCCCTGTGAGACACACCAGACCACTTCCACTGGCACCACCATGTCGGTCAGCGTGGGTGCCCTGCTTCCCGACGCCACTTCTTCCCACAGGACCGTGGAGTCTGGCCTAGAGGTGGCGGCGGCACCCAGCGTCACCCCCCAGGCTGGCACCGCGCTGCTGGCTCCTTTCCCAACACAGAGGGTGTGCTCCAACCCCCCCTGTGAGACCCACGAGACGGGCACCACTCACACGGCCACCACTGTCACTTCCAACATGAGTTCAAACCAAG ACCCCCCACCTGCTGCCAGCGATCAGGGAGAGGTGGAGAGCACCCAGGGCGACAGCGTGAACATCACCAGCTCCAGTGCCATCACGACAACCGTGTCCTCCACACTGACACGGGCTGTGACCACCGTGACGCAGTCCACACCGGTCCCGGGCCCCTCTGTGCCG ATCTCATCAATGACTGAGACTGCCCCAAGGGCTCTGACTACCGAAGTCCCCATCCCGGCCAAAATAACAGTGACCATAGCCAACACAGAAACTTCTGACATGCCCTTCTCTGCTGTTGACATCCTGCAGCCCCCAGAGGAACTCCAGGTGTCGCCAGGGCCTCGCCAGCAGCTGCCGCCACGGCAGCTTCTGCAGTCGGCTTCCACAGCCCTGATGGGGGAGTCCGCCGAGGTCCTGTCAGCCTCCCAGACCCCTGAGCTCCCGGCCGCCGTGGATCTGAGCAGCACAGGGGAGCCATCTTCGGGCCAGGAGTCTGCCAGCTCTGCGGTGGTGGCCACTGTGGTGGTCcagccacccccacccacacagTCCGAAGTAGACCAGTTATCACTTCCCCAAGAGCTAATGGCCGAGGCCCAAGCTGGCACCACCACCCTCATGGTAACGGGGCTAACCCCCGAGGAGCTGGCAGTGACGGCTGCTGCAGAAGCAGCTGCCCAGGCCGCAGCCACGGAGGAAGCCCAGGCCCTGGCCATCCAGGCGGTGCTCCAGGCCGCGCAGCAGGCCGTCATGG GCACCGGCGAGCCCATGGACACCTCCGAGGCAGCAGCAACCGTGACTCAGGCAGAGCTGGGGCACCTGTCGGCCGAGGGTCAGGAGGGCCAGGCCACCACCATACCCATTGTGCTGACACAGCAGGAGCTGGCTGCCCtggtgcagcagcagcagctgcaggaggcccaggcccagcagcagcatcaccaccTCCCCACTGAGGCCCTGGCCCCTGCCGACAGTCTCAACGACCCGGCCATTGAGAGCAATTGCCTCAATGAGCTGGCCGGCACGGTCCCCAGCACTGTGGCGCTGCTGCCCTCAACGGCCACTGAGA GCCTGGCTCCATCCAACACATTTGTGGCCCCCCAGCCGGTTGTGGTGGCCAGCCCAGCCAAGCTGCAGGCTGCAGCTACCCTGACCGAAGTGGCCAATGGCATCGAGTCCCTGGGTGTG AAGCCAGACCTGCCGCCCCCACCCAGCAAAGCCCCCATGAAGAAGGAAAACCAGTGGTTTGATGTAGGAGTCATTAAGGGCACCAATGTAATGGTGACACACTATTTCCTGCCACCAGATGATGCTGTCCCATCAGAC GATGATTCGGGCACCGTCCCTGACTATAACCAGCTGAAGAAGCAGGAGCTGCAGCCAGGCACAGCCTATAAGTTTCGTGTTGCCGGAATCAATGCCTGTGGCCGGGGGCCCTTCAGCGAAATCTCAGCCTTTAAGACGTGCCTGCCTGGTTTCCCAGGGGCCCCTTGTGCCATTAAAATCAGCAAA AGTCCGGATGGTGCTCACCTCACCTGGGAGCCACCCTCTGTGACCTCCGGCAAGATTATCGAGTACTCCGTGTACCTGGCCATCCAGAGCTCACAGGCTGGGGGCGAGCTCAAGAGCTCCACCCCGGCCCAGCTGGCCTTCATGCGGGTGTACTGCgggcccagcccctcctgcctGGTGCAGTCCTCCAGCCTTTCCAACGCCCACATCGActacaccaccaagcccgccatcATCTTCCGCATCGCCGCCCGCAATGAGAAGGGCTATGGCCCGGCCACACAAGTGAGGTGGCTGCAGG AAACCAGTAAAGACAGCTCTGGCACCAAGCCGGCCAACAAGCGGCCCATGTCCTCTCCAGAAAT GAAATCTGCTCCAAAGAAATCTAAGGCCGATGGTCAGTGA